A window of the Williamsia phyllosphaerae genome harbors these coding sequences:
- a CDS encoding YraN family protein, with protein MATAKRGRNRRQVIGQRGEDVAVEYLSGAGWSVLDRNWRCRYGEIDVIAVDGTDLVIVEVKTRTGSLYADPAEAVTYEKYRRLRRLAGLWLADQERGWPVIRFDVIAVQIDSAGTPGIRHLRGVF; from the coding sequence GTGGCTACAGCGAAGCGGGGGCGCAATCGGCGCCAGGTGATCGGGCAGCGCGGCGAGGATGTCGCGGTCGAGTATCTGTCCGGTGCGGGGTGGTCGGTGCTCGACCGCAATTGGCGGTGTCGGTACGGCGAGATCGATGTGATCGCCGTCGACGGGACCGATCTGGTGATCGTCGAGGTGAAGACGCGTACGGGGTCGTTGTACGCCGACCCGGCCGAGGCGGTGACGTATGAGAAGTACCGCCGCCTGCGTCGTCTGGCCGGGCTGTGGTTGGCCGATCAGGAACGCGGGTGGCCGGTCATCCGGTTCGATGTCATTGCCGTGCAGATCGATTCGGCCGGGACACCGGGTATCCGTCACCTGCGTGGGGTGTTCTGA
- a CDS encoding YifB family Mg chelatase-like AAA ATPase, translated as MSLGCVRSVAISGVEGVMVEIEAFIGQGLPGVQLVGLADASLKESKDRVRAAITNSGKKWPDGRITLSLSPATLPKSGSNYDVALALAVLAAKDLVPTHHLEKTVFIGELALDGRIRGVRGVLPAVVAARRAGFTHVVVPLANVAEAALVSGIDVGGAGHLSDVLGWLSGERVLDTVGDEAGAVESAPVPDLADVVGQEEARYALEIAAAGAHHLFMTGPPGIGKTMLARRLPGILPPLTELESLEVTAIHSIAGTLPAGRPLVTEPPFIAPHHSASSTALVGGGTGMARPGAASRAHRGVLFLDECAELGVKALESLRTPLEDGETRVMRRDGVAVMPARFQLILSANPCPCAPANDVDCVCSAQVRRRYLGKLSGPLMDRVDIRVRMDPPGNAALMNPSGENSADVRARVTFAREAARARWAERGWQTNSEVPGSALRQDFRLPAAVTRPIELFLRDGRVTARGADRALRLAWTLTDLRGGVSPTEDEVAQALLFRDRGYA; from the coding sequence ATGTCGCTGGGGTGTGTGCGCTCGGTTGCGATCAGCGGGGTCGAGGGTGTGATGGTGGAGATCGAGGCGTTCATCGGTCAGGGGTTGCCGGGGGTGCAGCTGGTGGGTCTGGCCGACGCGTCGCTCAAGGAGTCGAAGGATCGGGTCCGGGCGGCGATCACCAACAGCGGGAAGAAGTGGCCCGATGGTCGGATCACCTTGAGTCTGTCGCCGGCCACGCTGCCCAAGTCGGGGTCGAATTACGATGTGGCGCTTGCGTTGGCGGTGTTGGCGGCGAAGGATCTGGTGCCGACGCACCATCTGGAGAAGACGGTCTTCATCGGGGAGTTGGCGCTCGACGGTCGGATCCGGGGAGTGCGTGGGGTGTTGCCCGCGGTGGTCGCGGCACGGCGGGCGGGGTTCACCCATGTGGTGGTGCCGTTGGCGAACGTGGCGGAGGCGGCGTTGGTGTCGGGGATCGATGTCGGTGGGGCTGGTCATCTGTCGGATGTGTTGGGGTGGTTGTCCGGTGAGCGGGTGCTCGACACCGTCGGTGACGAGGCGGGTGCGGTGGAGTCGGCGCCGGTTCCCGATCTGGCCGATGTGGTGGGGCAGGAGGAGGCGCGCTACGCGCTCGAGATCGCCGCGGCCGGGGCCCATCACCTGTTCATGACCGGTCCGCCGGGGATCGGCAAGACGATGTTGGCCCGGCGACTGCCGGGGATCCTGCCGCCGCTGACCGAGCTGGAGTCGTTGGAGGTCACCGCGATCCACTCGATCGCCGGGACGCTGCCCGCGGGGCGGCCGTTGGTGACCGAGCCGCCGTTCATCGCGCCGCATCACTCGGCGTCGTCGACCGCGCTGGTCGGCGGCGGTACCGGGATGGCCCGACCCGGTGCGGCCTCCCGCGCACACCGCGGAGTCCTGTTCCTCGACGAGTGCGCGGAGCTCGGCGTCAAGGCGCTGGAGTCGCTGCGCACCCCGCTCGAGGACGGTGAGACCCGGGTCATGCGCCGCGACGGGGTCGCGGTGATGCCGGCCCGATTCCAGCTGATCCTCTCGGCAAACCCGTGCCCGTGTGCACCCGCCAACGACGTCGACTGTGTGTGCTCGGCGCAGGTCCGGCGCCGCTATCTCGGCAAGCTGTCGGGTCCGCTGATGGATCGGGTCGACATCCGCGTCCGGATGGACCCACCCGGTAACGCCGCACTGATGAACCCGTCCGGTGAGAACAGCGCCGATGTCCGTGCACGGGTGACCTTCGCGAGGGAGGCGGCGCGGGCCCGGTGGGCGGAACGGGGGTGGCAGACGAACAGTGAGGTCCCGGGATCGGCCCTGCGACAGGACTTTCGTCTCCCGGCAGCGGTCACCCGTCCGATCGAGTTGTTCCTCCGCGACGGCCGGGTCACCGCCCGGGGTGCCGACCGCGCGTTGCGGCTCGCGTGGACACTGACCGATCTGCGAGGCGGGGTGTCGCCGACCGAGGACGAGGTGGCGCAGGCGTTGCTGTTCCGCGATCGGGGGTATGCGTGA
- a CDS encoding tyrosine recombinase XerC — protein sequence MTTSTRLGEFEDFLRYERGSSENTIRAYVGDVRALISFAGVRKRAITDLDLALLRAWLGESTRRGAARTTIARQVSSVKTFCAWATREGLLGSDVSIRLQAPRAHRTLPPVLTADQARRVVDDPVRSDSDAPMAIRDRVIVELLYATGIRVGELCGLDVGDVDDNRRVLRVIGKGDKERTVPFGVPAAQAVDRWLRLGRPALATPRSGAALLLGAKGGRLDPRMARSVVHAATQSVEGAPDLGPHGLRHSAATHLLEGGADLRVVQELLGHSSLATTQLYTHVGVERLRAVHRQAHPRA from the coding sequence GTGACCACTTCCACCCGGCTCGGTGAGTTCGAGGACTTCCTGCGCTACGAGCGCGGGAGCAGCGAGAACACCATCCGTGCCTATGTGGGCGACGTCCGTGCGTTGATCTCGTTCGCCGGTGTCCGCAAGCGTGCGATCACCGACCTCGACCTCGCCCTGCTGCGGGCCTGGCTGGGGGAGTCGACCCGTCGCGGCGCCGCCCGCACGACCATCGCCCGGCAGGTGTCCTCGGTCAAGACGTTCTGCGCCTGGGCAACGCGCGAGGGCCTGTTGGGTTCGGACGTGTCGATCCGCCTGCAGGCCCCGCGGGCGCACCGCACCCTCCCGCCCGTGCTGACCGCCGATCAGGCCCGCCGGGTCGTCGACGACCCGGTGCGCTCGGACAGTGACGCCCCCATGGCCATCCGCGACCGGGTGATCGTCGAGCTGTTGTACGCCACCGGCATTCGTGTCGGCGAGCTGTGTGGACTGGATGTCGGCGACGTCGACGACAACCGCCGCGTCCTGCGCGTCATCGGCAAGGGGGACAAGGAACGGACGGTCCCGTTCGGGGTCCCGGCGGCGCAGGCCGTGGACCGGTGGTTGCGCCTCGGGCGGCCCGCGCTCGCGACGCCGCGATCCGGAGCGGCCCTGCTGCTGGGAGCCAAGGGCGGCCGACTCGATCCGCGGATGGCACGAAGCGTCGTGCACGCCGCGACGCAGTCGGTCGAGGGGGCGCCCGATCTCGGTCCCCACGGTCTACGCCACTCCGCAGCCACCCACCTGCTCGAGGGCGGGGCGGATCTCCGCGTCGTCCAGGAGTTGCTGGGCCATTCCTCGCTGGCGACCACGCAGCTCTACACCCATGTCGGTGTCGAACGGCTGCGCGCGGTCCACCGCCAGGCGCATCCGCGCGCCTGA
- the dprA gene encoding DNA-processing protein DprA, translated as MDARERLAWAYLAAVSEPPSAAVIRLVDAVGVVDAAQAVATRCVPEGHQGVLRPTAARYEKDTARTDLETAERMNGRLVTPVDDEWPGWALHALTMSDTAPRGGPPLALWVRGGGRLDAITDRAVAVVGSRASTGYGQHITSKMVTGLIGSGRGVVSGGAYGIDGSAHRAALASDGLTAAVLACGFDIDYPTGHTQLFAGIVADGVVVSEYPPGTSAGRHRFLTRNRLVAALSKAVVVMEAGRRSGSLNTAAWAVKCGVPVGAVPGPVTSAMSVGCHRMIRDGQAQLVMDADDIEHLITPDGVDDAAGTTRRPDERTLDDVQSRVRDAIPGRGSATIAEIAFAAGIEVARTRSALAMLETYGLVASDGSGWRLPAR; from the coding sequence ATGGATGCTCGCGAGAGACTCGCCTGGGCCTACCTGGCCGCGGTGTCCGAACCCCCGTCGGCCGCGGTGATCCGACTTGTCGACGCCGTGGGCGTCGTCGACGCCGCGCAGGCCGTCGCCACCCGATGCGTGCCGGAGGGGCATCAGGGCGTTCTTCGCCCGACGGCCGCACGATACGAGAAGGACACCGCACGAACCGATCTCGAGACCGCCGAGCGGATGAACGGTCGGTTGGTGACGCCCGTCGACGACGAGTGGCCGGGGTGGGCGTTACACGCGTTGACGATGTCGGACACGGCGCCACGCGGCGGTCCGCCGTTGGCGCTGTGGGTCCGTGGTGGCGGGCGACTCGACGCCATCACCGACCGCGCGGTCGCCGTGGTGGGGTCGCGCGCATCGACCGGATACGGCCAACACATCACGTCGAAGATGGTCACCGGACTCATCGGATCGGGCCGCGGCGTCGTCTCCGGCGGGGCGTACGGCATCGACGGCAGCGCGCACCGCGCCGCGCTTGCCTCCGACGGGCTGACCGCGGCGGTCCTGGCGTGCGGTTTCGACATCGACTACCCGACCGGCCACACGCAGCTGTTCGCCGGCATCGTCGCCGACGGCGTGGTGGTCAGCGAGTACCCACCGGGCACATCGGCCGGACGACACCGGTTCCTGACCCGCAACCGGCTGGTGGCGGCACTGTCCAAGGCGGTTGTCGTGATGGAGGCGGGCCGACGAAGTGGGTCGCTGAACACCGCGGCGTGGGCGGTGAAGTGCGGTGTGCCGGTGGGCGCCGTGCCGGGGCCGGTGACGTCGGCCATGTCGGTGGGATGTCACCGGATGATCCGCGACGGCCAGGCCCAGCTGGTCATGGACGCCGACGACATCGAGCACCTCATCACCCCGGACGGTGTGGACGACGCGGCGGGAACCACGCGCCGTCCGGATGAGCGGACCCTCGACGACGTCCAGAGCAGGGTCCGCGACGCGATACCCGGCCGTGGTTCGGCCACCATCGCCGAGATCGCCTTCGCGGCGGGGATCGAGGTCGCGCGGACCCGGTCCGCGCTGGCAATGCTCGAGACCTACGGCTTGGTCGCCTCCGACGGATCGGGCTGGCGCCTGCCGGCGCGCTGA
- a CDS encoding saccharopine dehydrogenase family protein, with product MRILLIGAGGVGDAIAKIAARRDFFELCVVADFDPARAERTVAAIAERTGAESARRFAAAQIDASDADAVTALALEHRVTHVMNAVEPSFVPTVFAGAFAAGADYLDMAMSLSSPHPTDPYAQTGVMLGEQQFAAHDEWESASRLALVGMGVEPGLSDVFARYACDELFDTVDELGTRDGANLVVRDESGNEIFAPSFSIWTTIEECLNPPVIYESGRGWFTTPPFSEPEVFDFPDGIGEVECVNVEHEEVLLMPRWLDAQRVTFKYGLGAEFIGVLKTLHTLGLDSTAPIRVRSADGPVSVAPRDVVAAALPDPAGIGPIMTGKTCAGMYVTGTKDGAPRAVYLYHVSDNEWTMREYGTQCVVWQTALGPVVALELLAAGTWTGAGVLGPEAFPAGPFLELMARPEADGGFGQTWGLREETPATT from the coding sequence ATGCGCATCCTGCTGATCGGTGCCGGTGGTGTCGGCGACGCCATCGCGAAAATCGCCGCCCGCCGCGATTTCTTCGAACTCTGCGTGGTGGCGGACTTCGACCCGGCGCGCGCCGAGCGGACGGTGGCGGCGATCGCGGAGCGCACCGGAGCGGAGTCCGCGCGCCGTTTCGCCGCCGCGCAGATCGACGCCTCGGACGCCGACGCGGTGACGGCGTTGGCACTCGAGCACCGCGTCACCCACGTGATGAACGCCGTCGAACCGTCGTTCGTACCGACGGTGTTCGCCGGCGCGTTCGCGGCCGGGGCCGACTATCTCGACATGGCTATGAGTCTGAGCTCGCCCCATCCGACCGATCCCTACGCGCAGACCGGTGTGATGTTGGGGGAGCAGCAGTTCGCCGCGCACGACGAGTGGGAGTCGGCCTCTCGGCTCGCGCTCGTCGGCATGGGCGTGGAGCCGGGCCTGTCGGATGTGTTCGCGCGCTACGCCTGTGACGAACTCTTCGACACCGTCGACGAGCTCGGGACGCGGGACGGTGCCAACCTCGTCGTCCGCGACGAGTCCGGGAACGAGATCTTCGCGCCGTCGTTCAGCATCTGGACCACGATCGAGGAGTGTCTGAACCCGCCGGTGATCTACGAGTCCGGCCGCGGGTGGTTCACCACCCCGCCGTTCTCCGAGCCCGAGGTCTTCGACTTCCCCGACGGCATCGGCGAGGTCGAGTGCGTCAACGTCGAACACGAAGAGGTGCTGCTCATGCCGCGCTGGCTCGACGCGCAGCGGGTGACGTTCAAGTACGGCCTCGGCGCCGAGTTCATCGGGGTGCTCAAGACGCTGCACACGCTGGGCCTCGACTCCACCGCACCCATCCGTGTCCGATCGGCCGATGGTCCGGTGTCGGTCGCACCGCGCGATGTGGTCGCGGCCGCGCTGCCCGATCCCGCCGGGATCGGACCGATCATGACCGGTAAGACCTGCGCCGGGATGTATGTCACCGGCACCAAGGACGGCGCTCCTCGTGCGGTGTACCTCTACCACGTCAGCGACAACGAATGGACGATGCGTGAGTACGGGACCCAGTGCGTGGTGTGGCAGACCGCTCTGGGACCCGTTGTCGCGCTGGAACTCCTGGCCGCCGGGACGTGGACGGGTGCCGGGGTGCTCGGTCCCGAGGCGTTCCCGGCCGGTCCGTTCCTCGAGCTGATGGCGCGTCCCGAGGCCGACGGCGGCTTCGGGCAGACGTGGGGGCTGCGCGAGGAGACGCCGGCGACAACTTAG
- a CDS encoding murein hydrolase activator EnvC family protein codes for MATRLITASVVVGLVGTGLTTSDGSAATGEYGWPLAPRPSVVRGFDPPEQRWMPGHRGVDLASTVGAVVRSAGGGVVNFAGEVAGKQVVSVRHPDGILTTYEPVEPQVTAGQAVSRGDPLGTLVAGHAGCVGVCLHWGARRGAGSAARYLDPLALLGVVRVRLKPLQPGDA; via the coding sequence GTGGCGACGCGTCTGATCACGGCGTCGGTGGTGGTGGGGCTCGTGGGGACGGGCCTCACCACCTCCGACGGGTCGGCGGCCACCGGCGAGTACGGCTGGCCGTTGGCGCCGCGGCCATCGGTGGTCCGCGGGTTCGATCCGCCCGAACAGCGGTGGATGCCCGGTCATCGCGGGGTCGACCTGGCGTCCACCGTCGGGGCGGTGGTCCGGTCGGCGGGTGGCGGCGTCGTGAACTTCGCGGGCGAGGTGGCCGGCAAACAGGTGGTGTCGGTGCGCCATCCCGACGGCATCCTCACCACCTACGAACCGGTGGAGCCCCAGGTGACGGCCGGTCAGGCGGTGTCGCGCGGCGACCCGCTCGGGACACTCGTCGCCGGTCACGCCGGCTGCGTCGGTGTGTGTCTGCACTGGGGTGCGCGCCGCGGTGCGGGATCGGCCGCCCGTTACCTCGATCCCCTGGCGCTCCTCGGGGTTGTCCGTGTCCGGCTCAAACCCCTCCAGCCCGGCGACGCCTGA
- a CDS encoding glycosyltransferase, whose protein sequence is MADVLDGTEPVTAGGAVGDGFVAVGRLAARSWVHPDWSVADLVAAKGDRSVSVVVPTRDHADVVADALHGILPLVGTLVDEVVVVDAGSTDATIDRAESRGVRVETCTARDAGDRSGRGEAIWRSLEVTDGDILVFVDPRLDAPVAALIGPLLTDDRLSLVKGFRRRPTPRVGEVDNGAGRLTELLIRPLLASLRPQLIDIVSPLGREFAASRALLTTLPIAPGPSADIGILLDALGTRGIESIAQVGLEEAQEHDPALTELGPIGRQIVATLMDRSGVVDSGAPLTSYRASEGGFEAHRAHPTLRDLPPMSTTNLTVR, encoded by the coding sequence GTGGCCGATGTTCTCGACGGCACTGAACCGGTGACCGCAGGCGGCGCGGTCGGCGACGGGTTCGTCGCTGTCGGCCGCCTCGCCGCCAGGTCGTGGGTCCACCCCGACTGGTCGGTGGCCGATCTGGTCGCCGCCAAGGGTGACCGATCGGTGTCGGTGGTCGTGCCGACGCGTGATCACGCCGATGTCGTCGCCGATGCGCTGCACGGCATCCTCCCGCTGGTGGGCACGCTCGTCGACGAGGTGGTCGTGGTGGACGCGGGGTCGACCGACGCCACGATCGACCGCGCGGAGTCCCGTGGGGTGCGGGTCGAGACGTGCACTGCTCGCGACGCAGGAGACAGGTCCGGCCGCGGCGAGGCCATCTGGCGATCGCTCGAGGTCACCGACGGCGACATCCTGGTGTTCGTCGACCCACGACTCGACGCCCCGGTGGCCGCGCTCATCGGACCACTGCTCACCGACGACCGGTTGTCGCTGGTCAAGGGCTTCCGGAGACGGCCCACGCCACGGGTCGGCGAGGTGGACAACGGCGCCGGCCGACTCACCGAACTGCTGATCCGGCCGCTGCTCGCCTCGCTGCGCCCGCAGTTGATCGACATCGTGTCCCCACTCGGCCGCGAATTCGCCGCGTCGCGTGCGCTCCTGACCACGCTGCCGATCGCGCCGGGTCCGTCGGCGGACATCGGGATCCTCCTCGACGCTCTGGGTACCCGGGGGATCGAGTCGATCGCTCAGGTCGGGCTGGAGGAGGCGCAGGAGCACGATCCGGCTCTGACCGAGCTCGGACCCATCGGACGGCAGATCGTCGCAACGCTGATGGATCGGTCCGGTGTCGTCGATTCCGGAGCGCCCCTGACCTCCTATCGCGCGTCCGAGGGAGGATTCGAGGCCCACCGGGCCCATCCCACCCTGCGTGATCTGCCGCCCATGTCGACGACGAATCTGACCGTCCGCTGA
- a CDS encoding alpha/beta hydrolase: MAVVATAPMLVAAPAAAAPLSIGGATITRTVAQADGVRDVYVRSTAMKAEMLVKVLPSRVNAATSPTLYLLNGAAGGYNGSSWFDQTDVIKFFADKNVNLVVPVGGVASYFTDWRRDDPKLGHLKWSTYLTKELPPLMDAAYKGSGRNAIAGISMAGTSVFQLSLDAPDLYQGIGAYSGCAMTSDPIGQAFVKLTVARGGGNTLNMWGPSTDPEWVRKDPYVNAEKLRGKAIYVAAGTGVPGQYDNINAPGIKGNVTALAERIAAGAVIESATNYCTQRMQTRLRSLNIPATFRLNYPGTHSWPYWQDDLHNSWPMFSTALNR, encoded by the coding sequence ATGGCGGTCGTGGCGACCGCACCGATGCTGGTGGCGGCGCCCGCGGCGGCGGCACCGCTGTCGATCGGTGGAGCGACGATCACCCGGACCGTGGCTCAGGCCGACGGCGTCCGCGACGTCTACGTCCGATCGACCGCCATGAAGGCGGAGATGCTGGTGAAGGTGCTCCCCTCGCGGGTGAACGCAGCCACGTCACCGACGCTGTACCTGCTCAACGGCGCCGCCGGCGGCTACAACGGCAGCAGCTGGTTCGACCAGACCGACGTCATCAAGTTCTTCGCGGACAAGAACGTCAACCTCGTCGTGCCGGTGGGTGGGGTGGCGAGTTACTTCACCGACTGGCGTCGTGACGACCCCAAGCTCGGTCATCTCAAGTGGTCGACCTACCTCACCAAGGAACTCCCACCGCTGATGGATGCGGCCTACAAGGGCAGCGGCCGCAACGCCATCGCGGGCATCTCGATGGCGGGCACCTCGGTGTTCCAGCTGTCGCTCGACGCCCCCGACCTCTACCAGGGGATCGGCGCCTACAGCGGATGCGCGATGACCAGCGACCCCATCGGGCAGGCGTTCGTGAAGCTGACCGTGGCCCGTGGTGGCGGCAACACGCTGAACATGTGGGGACCGTCGACCGATCCGGAGTGGGTGCGCAAGGACCCCTACGTCAACGCCGAGAAGCTGCGCGGTAAGGCCATCTACGTGGCCGCGGGCACCGGTGTCCCCGGGCAGTACGACAACATCAACGCGCCCGGGATCAAGGGGAACGTGACCGCACTCGCCGAGCGGATCGCGGCAGGCGCGGTCATCGAGAGCGCGACCAACTACTGCACCCAGCGCATGCAGACCCGTCTGCGTTCACTGAACATCCCGGCGACCTTCCGACTCAACTACCCCGGCACGCACAGCTGGCCCTACTGGCAGGACGACCTGCACAATTCGTGGCCGATGTTCTCGACGGCACTGAACCGGTGA
- a CDS encoding siderophore-interacting protein — protein sequence MARKLNTMVVTRTEWITAHMVRVHLGGPGFAEFDASDDTDSYIKIIFGRPGVDYPEPFDLERIRSEFAADDQPAVRTYTVRSVDTERQEIAVDFVVHGESGIAGPWAASARPGDVVRFNGPGSGYRPDPAAPWHLMASDEAGLPALASALEALPDTAIAKVFIEVAGPDDELTLVAPSGADITWIHRGAGSDEADDAVAGDNAPVIAAVRAAEWLDGEPQVFIHGEAQAVMHNLRRYVRRERGVSAKNASISGYWRRGRTEDGFRQWKAELRKEEEKAGSAL from the coding sequence GTGGCCAGGAAGCTCAACACGATGGTCGTCACCCGCACCGAGTGGATCACCGCGCACATGGTTCGCGTGCACCTCGGCGGACCCGGGTTCGCCGAGTTCGACGCCAGCGACGACACCGATTCCTACATCAAGATCATCTTCGGCCGACCGGGGGTCGACTACCCGGAGCCGTTCGACCTCGAGCGCATCCGTAGCGAGTTCGCGGCCGATGACCAACCCGCCGTCCGCACCTACACGGTGCGGTCGGTCGACACCGAACGGCAAGAAATCGCAGTCGATTTCGTCGTGCACGGAGAATCCGGCATCGCCGGCCCGTGGGCCGCGTCCGCCCGGCCCGGCGACGTCGTGCGGTTCAACGGGCCGGGCAGCGGGTACCGACCCGACCCCGCCGCGCCCTGGCATCTGATGGCCTCCGACGAGGCGGGTCTCCCCGCACTCGCGTCGGCGCTGGAGGCATTGCCCGACACCGCGATCGCCAAGGTGTTCATCGAGGTCGCCGGCCCTGACGACGAGCTGACGCTGGTGGCTCCCTCCGGCGCGGACATCACCTGGATCCACCGCGGCGCCGGATCGGACGAGGCCGACGACGCCGTGGCCGGGGACAACGCACCGGTCATCGCAGCCGTGCGCGCCGCGGAATGGCTCGATGGCGAACCACAGGTCTTCATCCACGGTGAGGCGCAGGCGGTCATGCACAACCTGCGGCGCTACGTCCGCAGAGAGCGCGGTGTCTCGGCCAAGAACGCGTCGATCTCGGGGTACTGGCGTCGCGGACGCACCGAGGACGGTTTCCGTCAGTGGAAGGCGGAGTTGCGCAAGGAAGAAGAGAAGGCGGGCAGCGCCCTGTAG